The Coffea arabica cultivar ET-39 chromosome 6e, Coffea Arabica ET-39 HiFi, whole genome shotgun sequence genome contains the following window.
GTTTTGGAAATGATAAAAGTGAAGTTTatgattaattgattgtcttttTGTTTGTCATAACTCACAAGAAGAAAGAACGAAAAGATTGCCCCATTCTTAATTTTAGGTACAATTGGATGAAAAAAGTTAGATTGAAGATAATCAAGCGGTAAATGATGTCAAAATATTAACcgttttcttttgtatttaataGAAAGATCATCTAAATTGTAGAGCTAAGTAGAAATATgattgaaagaaatgaaaatatttttacttaattaatcGGTAAACACATAAGAAGTGGTAAATTTACAACTTTTTAACCAATTATAGTAAGAAGATTGTATGTACAATTGTGACATTAACCTAAATACATATGATATAGCTTAACAAATGGTACAGAGAGACATCATCGTGGTATATAGCCTTATAAACTCAAAATGCGTTTAATACAATAAATCAAAGTGCAGTCCAGAGTGTACAATATATGTGACAGATTAATCTACATTCTGGTTAATTTGCGAGAATTGATATTACTTATGTATGCTCATGTGTTCCGCGGATTGAAACAGAAATACTTGCTACTGAAGAGATCTCTTCTAAGTTCTGACAATTTCATTAAACTATGTGACTTGGGCACAACAATTGCGGATGCGGAAGATGAACGAGGAACTGAATCACAATCACTCCACTCAGGTCCCTTATCATCAGAGCAGCAAGATTCTGTTGCATTAAGATCACGTCTAAGGCTGATTTCTCCAACTTTTTCAGTTCTctgcattttcttcttgttgatCCAAAACCACCCCATTCTTGACAGTTTAAAGCCATTGGTAGTTTTCGCTGACTCCTCGTGAAAATTAAGCTTTGGGAGCGGTAGTCCCAAACTCTGAACTGCTGGTGGAGGACTGGGGGGTGGAATCAGCTCATTTTCTGGTGGATGTTTTGGTGTCCCTGGCTGCATTTCCCATCTGAAGGGAACCCCTTCAGAACTTCGATAATACGAACGAAAAGACTGATCCACAGAAGAAACCCTGCAAAGAATTCTGTTGCCCACCAGAGAACCATCATTTTCAGCTGCAAAGGCTGTCTCGTGTACTCGACAGTAGTACACCTTCCTGTCCCCTTCATCCTACAATACACATTCCgtaaaagagaaaataaaagagtCATATTAATCATAACGAGTAATTGTTGCCATCTCAAGTATTTATGATGCAAGGAATCATATTTTTGCATGGGAGTACGGCACATAATACGTAATTTTAAGTCTTGAACTCAAATTGTGACTTGTGAGGCGGGCTCAAAATAAAAGGCAACCAGAATTAAGCGCCTGGTAATATCTGAATTTCTGATCAGGGAGACTCTAGATCTTACGAGGGGAAAGAGGAGGGGTTTCATGATATTTATGCGCCAGA
Protein-coding sequences here:
- the LOC113696116 gene encoding uncharacterized protein translates to MNSKIRNDEQKKPSSVLQSDGVYFNRILSRESSVGQSSRIYYRRPEGVPFRWEMQPGTPKNLPEDEELPPLSPPPLAQSLGLPKPCVDQPKHPDHSKIWFWRKTKIIYRNRKVKNQTSVRTDADVPGLNQNGQIFQLGDQSDGDFVASSNKSCTSSSSSSYSSNSQAMESTSNRKESVEGPFCCSRWDNSAILDEGDRKVYYCRVHETAFAAENDGSLVGNRILCRVSSVDQSFRSYYRSSEGVPFRWEMQPGTPKHPPENELIPPPSPPPAVQSLGLPLPKLNFHEESAKTTNGFKLSRMGWFWINKKKMQRTEKVGEISLRRDLNATESCCSDDKGPEWSDCDSVPRSSSASAIVVPKSHSLMKLSELRRDLFSSKYFCFNPRNT